One Oscillatoria salina IIICB1 genomic region harbors:
- a CDS encoding phycobiliprotein lyase: protein MDIKKFFDLSAGKWLSQRSNYELNPAETQHNKSEIGIEILAPSNAQLGQICQANNCQLTPTSVGAKISWDNSGEWGQAKQKGATFIVLIPDEKNPQTGKLLRQGSNNSPTLQTGRYLINSDESLTLIVEDSNIYAEERQWFASENLRMRMSLVKDNTGFNQAAFYSEIRRVTSQ, encoded by the coding sequence ATGGACATCAAAAAATTTTTTGACTTAAGTGCAGGTAAATGGCTTTCTCAGCGAAGCAACTATGAATTAAATCCCGCCGAAACCCAGCATAATAAATCAGAAATTGGGATTGAAATTCTCGCTCCTAGTAATGCACAACTAGGGCAAATTTGTCAAGCAAATAATTGTCAACTAACTCCTACATCTGTAGGTGCAAAAATCAGTTGGGACAATTCAGGAGAATGGGGTCAAGCCAAACAAAAAGGTGCTACTTTTATTGTTCTCATTCCCGACGAAAAAAATCCGCAAACAGGGAAATTATTACGTCAAGGAAGTAACAATTCCCCAACGCTCCAAACAGGTCGTTATCTGATTAATAGTGACGAATCTTTAACCTTAATTGTCGAAGATAGCAACATTTACGCCGAAGAAAGACAATGGTTTGCCAGCGAAAACTTGCGGATGCGGATGAGCTTAGTTAAAGATAACACAGGCTTCAATCAAGCTGCTTTTTATTCAGAAATAAGACGCGTCACCTCTCAATAA
- a CDS encoding dual specificity protein phosphatase family protein, with product MTSKSEFNFARIEECNPGLKSHLKLYMLERFGASVKLTSDYPGEKLKVQLWTNTLTKFNSEGKWHAIDLENQTQVGEKTFIFQGSFLPTSVGEYEFTYRIGLDEERDIWQWVGQFQENGCLKLAAPKPGMNWTTGASYIEFSPGVYVGNFIAASQAEELGFDAVLNLAEELTLTFPVNGKIFYQKMGFRDGAHNPIADEGLLAAVNWIESQIEQGKKVLVNCRAGIGRSGSVSIAYYFWKNSHLSYQETLEYIWSKKADIYPHNNLQVSLERLFPRQQKI from the coding sequence ATGACTAGCAAATCAGAATTTAACTTTGCTCGCATCGAAGAATGCAATCCGGGTTTAAAATCTCATCTCAAACTTTATATGCTGGAGCGTTTCGGCGCAAGCGTGAAACTAACGAGCGATTATCCAGGAGAAAAATTAAAAGTTCAGCTTTGGACAAATACTTTAACTAAGTTTAATAGTGAAGGAAAGTGGCACGCCATTGATTTAGAAAATCAAACTCAAGTAGGGGAAAAAACGTTTATTTTTCAAGGTTCTTTTCTGCCGACAAGTGTCGGGGAATATGAATTTACTTATCGCATTGGTTTAGATGAAGAGCGAGATATTTGGCAATGGGTGGGACAATTTCAAGAAAATGGTTGTCTGAAGTTAGCAGCGCCAAAACCAGGGATGAATTGGACGACAGGAGCGAGTTATATTGAATTTTCACCAGGGGTATATGTAGGTAACTTTATTGCTGCTTCTCAAGCTGAAGAATTAGGTTTTGATGCGGTGCTGAATTTAGCTGAAGAACTAACTTTAACTTTTCCAGTTAATGGGAAAATCTTTTATCAGAAAATGGGGTTTCGGGATGGAGCGCATAATCCCATTGCTGACGAAGGATTGTTAGCAGCAGTAAACTGGATCGAGTCACAAATTGAGCAAGGAAAGAAAGTATTAGTTAACTGTCGAGCCGGAATTGGCAGAAGTGGCTCGGTAAGTATTGCTTATTATTTTTGGAAAAATAGTCATCTGAGCTATCAAGAAACGCTAGAATATATTTGGAGTAAAAAAGCAGATATTTATCCTCATAATAACCTGCAAGTAAGTTTAGAACGTCTGTTTCCACGACAGCAGAAAATATGA
- the msrA gene encoding peptide-methionine (S)-S-oxide reductase MsrA, with amino-acid sequence MAKATFGAGCFWGVEAAFSQVKGVISTSVGYMGGDFPNPSYLDVLSRITGHAEVTQIEYNPEIISYEELLEIFWSIHDPTQLNRQGSDRGEQYRSVIFYHNDEQEKVARLSKRQLQNSGKFDQEIVTQIQPAKDYYLADESHQQYFEKKQQSARK; translated from the coding sequence ATGGCAAAAGCAACATTTGGTGCAGGCTGTTTTTGGGGTGTAGAAGCAGCATTTAGTCAAGTTAAAGGAGTAATTTCAACTTCTGTCGGTTATATGGGCGGAGATTTTCCTAACCCCAGTTACTTAGATGTTTTATCGAGAATTACAGGTCACGCAGAAGTAACTCAAATCGAGTACAATCCAGAAATTATTAGCTACGAAGAATTATTAGAAATATTTTGGTCAATACACGACCCCACACAGCTTAATCGTCAAGGTTCAGATCGAGGCGAACAATACAGATCGGTTATTTTTTATCACAATGACGAGCAAGAAAAAGTAGCGAGATTATCAAAACGTCAACTGCAAAATTCCGGCAAATTTGACCAAGAAATTGTTACGCAAATACAGCCCGCGAAAGACTATTATTTAGCCGATGAAAGCCATCAGCAGTATTTTGAGAAAAAACAGCAATCTGCTCGTAAATAG
- a CDS encoding PIN domain-containing protein gives MLARSKPRVVIDTNVVFEGLTKQRSAAGLIVDAWLVGYLEV, from the coding sequence ATGCTTGCCCGATCTAAACCTCGTGTTGTCATTGATACTAATGTTGTCTTTGAGGGTTTGACCAAACAAAGAAGTGCCGCAGGGTTAATTGTGGACGCTTGGCTTGTCGGCTACTTAGAGGTATAG
- a CDS encoding phosphodiester glycosidase family protein — MRKIFGQINFTIISLLILLSAGIFSLKSLSSSQTKNLAPVETEMQFRQLDLPDSLIYVLLIPVESQYQVTPVVSSKGDTVRNLANQENAIAAINGGFFDPHNQKTTSYIIKNGEIVANPQNNERLINNPNLTTYLERIFNRSEWRRYQCGETRHYTIALRQEIIPPECQLIDALGAGPSLLPKLNLEQEAFVDYTNKRDALGSDRRNARSAIGITKKGDLLLVMAAQKPNLSHASGVSLPELANLMQSLGAEKAMNLDGGSSATIYYQGNSYYGKISAAGEPVERAVKSILIVR; from the coding sequence ATGAGAAAAATATTTGGGCAAATTAATTTCACTATAATTAGTTTACTAATCTTGTTATCGGCTGGCATTTTTTCCCTGAAAAGTTTATCTTCTTCCCAAACTAAAAATCTCGCCCCTGTAGAAACAGAAATGCAATTTCGCCAGCTTGATTTACCTGATAGTTTAATTTATGTCCTGTTAATTCCTGTCGAAAGTCAATATCAAGTCACGCCAGTAGTTTCCTCAAAAGGAGACACAGTAAGAAATTTAGCAAATCAAGAAAACGCGATCGCGGCGATTAACGGCGGATTTTTTGACCCCCATAATCAAAAAACCACCTCTTATATTATTAAAAATGGAGAGATTGTTGCCAATCCGCAAAACAACGAAAGATTAATCAATAATCCTAATTTAACTACTTATTTAGAACGCATTTTCAACCGCAGCGAATGGCGACGCTATCAATGCGGTGAAACCAGACATTATACAATTGCTTTACGTCAAGAAATCATCCCCCCAGAATGTCAATTAATTGATGCTTTGGGTGCAGGTCCGAGTTTACTACCAAAGCTAAATTTAGAGCAAGAAGCATTTGTAGATTATACTAACAAAAGAGATGCTTTAGGAAGCGATCGACGCAACGCCCGCAGCGCGATCGGAATTACTAAAAAAGGCGATTTACTCTTAGTAATGGCTGCACAGAAACCAAATCTTAGCCACGCTTCGGGAGTTTCTTTACCAGAATTAGCAAATTTAATGCAATCCTTGGGTGCAGAAAAAGCGATGAATTTGGATGGAGGCAGTTCGGCAACAATTTATTACCAAGGTAATAGTTATTATGGGAAAATATCTGCGGCAGGAGAGCCAGTCGAGCGAGCGGTGAAATCAATCTTAATTGTGCGTTAG
- a CDS encoding GldG family protein produces the protein MSKKSKYWRYLIWLGPCLLVAGLIAGLVTGEWTVLPIIFLVIGLGIIIFGLITFGGAKNFFARRSTQAGTNAIVASVALVVILGLINFLAVRYTGRIDLTENQLFTLSPQSQEIVKNLEQPLKVWAFVPTPNPADQELLARYSRYGENFEYEFVDPQIEVGIAQRFDVNLIGEIYLEYGDKKQLVQSLSPGEPISEIELTNAIAKVQRDVLPKIYFIQGHGEPLLEAEQGGFSQAVASLEKSGYEVEPLNLASLAAVPEDAGVVAIAGAKRPLIPGEVSAIQTYLDNGGSAFLLIDPNTNPGLDSLLQEWGIVLDNRIVIDASGTGSVLGFGPVTPLVRDYGNHPIVADFANGISIYPLARRIDTNQVVGITATPLIVTSEQSWAESDVESEELEFNPASDVPGPLNLGFAFSRPVSSTPTQTTPPPETEAETPPATDEEITETEAEDLETEETANEAENNPEARLVAIGNSTFATDGWLDEQLNQDLFLNSVDWLSKQDEKSLSIRPKQPENRRINLTPEKAEIIFWSALVVVPLLGLITAGIMWWRRR, from the coding sequence ATGAGCAAAAAAAGTAAGTATTGGCGATATTTAATTTGGCTAGGTCCATGTTTATTAGTAGCTGGGCTGATAGCAGGCTTAGTTACCGGGGAATGGACGGTACTACCAATAATTTTCCTAGTAATTGGGCTAGGAATTATTATTTTTGGGTTAATTACTTTTGGCGGTGCAAAGAATTTTTTTGCTCGTCGTTCGACCCAAGCAGGTACAAATGCTATCGTTGCTAGTGTAGCATTGGTAGTAATTTTAGGACTGATAAATTTTCTCGCCGTTCGCTATACGGGACGAATAGATTTAACGGAAAATCAACTTTTTACTCTCTCCCCACAGTCACAAGAAATTGTCAAAAATTTAGAACAGCCGTTGAAAGTATGGGCGTTTGTACCAACTCCAAATCCAGCAGATCAAGAACTATTAGCCAGATATAGTCGCTATGGGGAAAACTTTGAATATGAATTTGTCGATCCGCAAATAGAAGTAGGAATAGCCCAAAGATTTGATGTTAATTTAATTGGGGAAATTTATCTCGAATATGGAGATAAAAAACAGCTAGTCCAAAGTTTAAGTCCCGGAGAACCGATCTCAGAGATTGAATTAACCAACGCGATCGCCAAAGTACAGCGTGATGTTCTCCCCAAAATCTATTTTATTCAAGGACATGGAGAACCCCTTTTAGAAGCCGAACAAGGGGGATTTTCTCAAGCTGTAGCTAGCTTAGAAAAAAGCGGCTACGAAGTCGAACCCCTAAACCTCGCTTCCCTTGCAGCAGTACCCGAAGACGCGGGAGTAGTAGCGATCGCTGGGGCTAAACGTCCTTTAATTCCCGGTGAAGTTAGCGCAATCCAAACTTATCTCGACAATGGTGGTAGCGCATTTTTACTCATCGATCCTAATACTAATCCTGGTTTAGATTCCTTACTCCAAGAATGGGGAATTGTCCTCGATAATCGCATAGTTATTGATGCTTCTGGTACTGGTAGCGTTCTCGGTTTTGGTCCAGTTACACCTCTAGTTAGAGATTACGGTAATCATCCAATTGTCGCAGATTTTGCTAACGGAATCTCTATCTATCCTCTCGCGAGACGAATCGATACTAATCAAGTAGTAGGAATTACCGCTACTCCTTTGATTGTTACTAGCGAGCAAAGTTGGGCAGAAAGCGATGTAGAATCAGAAGAATTAGAGTTCAATCCCGCTAGTGATGTTCCGGGACCTTTAAACCTCGGTTTTGCTTTTTCTCGTCCAGTTTCTTCAACTCCCACTCAAACAACACCACCTCCAGAAACTGAAGCTGAAACACCACCTGCTACTGATGAAGAAATAACTGAAACTGAAGCCGAAGATTTAGAAACTGAGGAAACAGCTAACGAAGCTGAAAATAATCCCGAAGCAAGATTAGTTGCGATCGGTAATTCGACTTTTGCTACTGATGGTTGGTTGGACGAACAACTCAATCAAGATTTGTTTCTTAATTCAGTTGATTGGTTAAGCAAACAAGACGAAAAATCTCTTTCTATTCGTCCTAAACAACCCGAAAATAGGCGCATTAATTTGACTCCAGAAAAAGCAGAAATTATCTTTTGGAGTGCTTTGGTAGTTGTTCCTTTACTCGGTTTAATTACTGCGGGAATTATGTGGTGGAGACGACGATAA
- a CDS encoding S-layer homology domain-containing protein, whose translation MVQSTLYVNPKTGKDNATGSISDPLKTIARACDRAQNQDTIRLAAGNYDTANGEKFPLVIPEGVTVIGDEASKGKNILIIGSGEYDSLTFKIQNVTLLLENNAQLKGVTVTNPVAKGTGIWIESTAPTITNCTLINCRREGMFVTGNAKPIISECLFAQNASSGLFLVRNAKGEVRRNVCQNTGYGIAVSDQAAPLLSDNQLMNNKAGIYLSRQASPVLRRNLIANNSNGGLVITGESRPELGNAQDPAGNILRDNNNLDLRNETTLRVISVGNQLNPAKVSGKIEFPAAIVESRTVGPSLFNDTSGHWAEPFINQLVDRNFVSGFPDGSFRPEANLTRAEYAVLIANAFNLPRQVGADFGTFKDVPENFWAARGIQKAAEMGFIAGFPDGTFRPQSKLTRVQAIVSLVNGLGLSGSNPNLLLFYQDRAQIPSYATVAIATATEKRLVVNYPQPDILEPLRDITRGEIITLIYQALVATSQADAIASPYIVSPTLELPSFVDLQQHWAASFVTSLASMDLISGFADGTFKPDTPITRAQFAALVVKVFNPSPIRPATQFLDIPVDFWAKDAIQQAYQAGFFSGFPDRTFHPEQHLRRIHLIVSLASGLAFPTTDENLLNIYEDRAEIPTYARSAVAAATQANIIVSHPQPNKLKPLHSATRADAAAFVYQAMVYRGRVSNLDSPYIVKIGE comes from the coding sequence ATGGTTCAATCGACCTTATACGTCAACCCAAAAACAGGCAAAGATAATGCTACAGGTAGTATTAGCGATCCCTTAAAAACGATCGCGCGTGCGTGCGATCGCGCTCAAAATCAAGATACCATTCGCTTAGCAGCCGGAAACTACGACACAGCTAACGGTGAAAAATTTCCGCTTGTCATCCCAGAGGGAGTAACAGTTATCGGAGACGAAGCCAGCAAAGGCAAAAATATTCTCATTATTGGTAGCGGCGAATACGATAGTCTTACTTTCAAAATCCAAAATGTTACCCTCCTCCTCGAAAATAATGCCCAACTCAAAGGTGTAACCGTTACTAACCCAGTAGCAAAAGGTACTGGAATTTGGATTGAATCTACTGCACCAACAATTACTAACTGTACCTTAATTAACTGTCGTCGCGAAGGAATGTTTGTCACGGGTAACGCCAAACCCATTATTTCTGAATGTCTTTTTGCTCAAAATGCTTCTAGTGGCTTATTTTTAGTCCGCAATGCTAAAGGAGAAGTGCGGCGCAATGTCTGTCAAAATACAGGTTATGGTATTGCTGTCAGCGACCAAGCAGCCCCCTTGCTTTCCGACAATCAACTAATGAATAATAAAGCTGGAATTTATCTTTCGCGCCAAGCTAGTCCCGTCCTGCGCCGTAATTTAATCGCCAATAATAGTAACGGTGGCTTAGTAATTACAGGCGAATCTCGTCCCGAATTGGGTAACGCTCAAGATCCCGCAGGTAACATTCTCCGAGATAATAATAATCTCGATCTACGCAACGAAACGACTTTGAGAGTTATTTCCGTCGGTAATCAACTCAACCCTGCCAAAGTTAGCGGAAAAATTGAATTTCCGGCGGCAATTGTCGAAAGTCGTACAGTTGGACCAAGTTTATTTAACGATACTTCCGGTCATTGGGCAGAACCATTTATTAATCAATTAGTCGATCGCAATTTCGTCTCTGGTTTTCCTGATGGTAGTTTTCGCCCCGAAGCTAACTTAACTAGGGCAGAATATGCCGTTTTAATCGCCAATGCCTTTAATTTACCCCGACAAGTAGGCGCAGACTTTGGTACATTCAAAGACGTTCCGGAAAACTTTTGGGCAGCCAGAGGCATCCAAAAAGCAGCAGAAATGGGCTTTATCGCCGGATTTCCCGATGGCACATTTCGCCCCCAAAGTAAACTAACCAGAGTCCAAGCGATCGTCTCCTTAGTCAACGGTTTAGGACTCAGTGGCAGCAATCCCAACCTACTCTTGTTTTATCAAGATCGCGCCCAAATTCCCAGTTATGCGACCGTAGCGATCGCCACTGCCACAGAAAAACGTCTAGTAGTAAACTATCCCCAACCAGACATCCTCGAACCTTTACGAGACATTACCAGAGGCGAAATTATCACTTTAATTTACCAAGCATTAGTAGCCACCAGTCAAGCAGACGCGATCGCCTCTCCCTACATCGTCTCCCCCACCCTCGAACTACCCTCCTTCGTCGATCTCCAACAACATTGGGCAGCAAGTTTTGTCACTTCTCTTGCTAGCATGGATTTAATCAGTGGCTTCGCTGATGGCACATTTAAACCAGATACACCCATCACTCGCGCTCAATTTGCCGCCTTAGTCGTCAAAGTCTTTAACCCCTCGCCAATTCGCCCCGCAACCCAATTTCTCGACATTCCCGTGGATTTTTGGGCAAAAGACGCGATTCAACAAGCCTATCAAGCAGGCTTTTTCTCCGGCTTTCCCGATCGCACTTTCCACCCCGAACAACATCTGCGACGCATTCACCTCATTGTCTCCCTCGCAAGCGGTTTAGCTTTCCCCACCACCGATGAAAACCTACTCAATATTTACGAAGATCGAGCCGAAATTCCCACTTATGCTCGTTCCGCCGTCGCTGCTGCTACCCAAGCAAATATTATCGTATCTCACCCCCAACCCAACAAGCTAAAACCTTTACACTCAGCCACACGCGCTGACGCTGCTGCTTTTGTCTATCAAGCAATGGTTTATCGAGGACGAGTCAGCAACCTCGACTCGCCTTATATTGTAAAGATTGGAGAGTAA
- a CDS encoding ABC transporter ATP-binding protein produces the protein MIEVEHLSKIYGSTPAIQDVTFSVEKGEILGFLGPNGAGKTTTMRILTGYLPATTGTARVAGYDVHESSLEVRRRIGYLPEIPPLYLDMTVEGFLDFVARIKGVAPGSRAERVKSAIARCNLEEKSPVLIRKLSKGYRQRVGIAQAIVHDPPAIILDEPTVGLDPRQIIEVRNLIKSLAGEHTIILSTHILPEVSMTCDRVTIINKGKVVATNTPENLLAQLTGNSGYQVEVIGDTTEVQSTLRNIPGVSHLDVSPLTETSESRSLISIISEVGTEPGREIAAAIVNSGLGLCEMIRTRPTLEDVFLELTTQESVADTPTPAIPESPREVPPEDESDKES, from the coding sequence ATGATTGAAGTTGAACACTTAAGTAAAATATACGGCTCAACGCCTGCCATTCAAGATGTTACCTTTTCGGTGGAGAAAGGAGAAATTTTGGGTTTCCTCGGACCGAATGGGGCGGGAAAAACGACGACAATGCGAATTTTGACGGGATATTTACCTGCGACTACGGGGACTGCGCGGGTTGCTGGGTATGATGTTCACGAAAGTTCGCTTGAGGTGCGACGCAGGATTGGTTATTTACCAGAAATCCCGCCTTTGTACTTAGATATGACGGTGGAGGGGTTTTTGGACTTTGTCGCGCGAATTAAGGGGGTAGCGCCGGGATCTCGCGCGGAAAGGGTAAAATCGGCGATCGCGCGTTGTAATCTGGAGGAGAAGTCGCCAGTTCTGATTCGCAAACTGTCGAAGGGTTATCGTCAAAGAGTGGGTATTGCTCAGGCGATCGTTCACGACCCACCTGCTATTATTTTGGATGAGCCTACGGTGGGACTCGATCCTCGGCAAATTATTGAGGTACGCAATTTAATTAAAAGTCTGGCTGGAGAACATACGATTATCCTCTCTACTCATATTTTGCCCGAAGTGAGCATGACTTGCGATCGCGTGACGATTATTAATAAGGGTAAGGTGGTAGCGACGAATACTCCGGAAAATTTACTCGCGCAACTCACGGGAAATTCTGGCTATCAAGTTGAGGTTATTGGGGACACAACTGAAGTACAATCAACGCTGAGGAATATTCCTGGTGTTTCTCACTTGGATGTTTCTCCTCTTACGGAAACTTCCGAATCTCGCTCGCTGATTAGTATTATCTCTGAAGTTGGTACTGAACCAGGTCGAGAAATCGCGGCGGCGATCGTTAATTCTGGTTTGGGACTTTGCGAAATGATTCGTACTCGTCCTACTCTAGAAGATGTCTTTTTAGAATTAACAACTCAAGAATCTGTCGCTGACACTCCTACCCCAGCAATACCAGAATCTCCAAGAGAAGTTCCTCCTGAAGATGAGTCAGACAAAGAAAGCTAA
- a CDS encoding DUF6888 family protein, with amino-acid sequence MIEELAINPTDEQAQACVRVCQMLSNGYRDIQLFRFDEQTRVIFIFAGEELQITVYPNGLWRFLDATEI; translated from the coding sequence ATAATTGAGGAATTAGCTATTAATCCCACCGACGAACAAGCACAAGCCTGCGTCAGAGTTTGCCAGATGTTGTCTAATGGTTATCGAGACATTCAACTATTCAGATTTGACGAGCAAACAAGAGTGATATTTATTTTTGCAGGTGAAGAACTACAAATTACTGTTTATCCTAATGGACTTTGGAGGTTTTTAGATGCAACCGAAATTTGA
- a CDS encoding toxin-antitoxin system HicB family antitoxin: MSRLTLRLPETLHQELASLAQQEGISLNQYIVYALTRQVTLTSSLRQVSKDKVEKQRSSFESLLQSLGNVSVAEAKEILKSREMVEPEEELSPKVIERFQQRISEE; this comes from the coding sequence ATGAGCCGTCTTACCTTAAGATTACCCGAAACACTTCATCAAGAATTAGCGAGTCTTGCCCAACAAGAGGGGATTTCTCTTAATCAGTACATTGTTTATGCTCTGACTCGTCAAGTTACTCTAACATCTTCATTACGTCAAGTATCTAAAGATAAAGTTGAGAAACAAAGATCGTCTTTTGAGAGTTTATTGCAAAGTTTAGGTAATGTTTCTGTGGCAGAAGCTAAAGAGATTTTAAAATCAAGGGAAATGGTTGAGCCAGAAGAAGAGTTAAGTCCGAAAGTGATTGAACGTTTCCAGCAGCGAATAAGTGAAGAGTAA
- a CDS encoding DUF6887 family protein, translating into MQPKFEKMTNKELIQYALTHREDLEPLRVLYSRRTPDSEATFYPPPCTPEGEPIPENIQIMETAIRERIAAIEKKKESEKEEENECS; encoded by the coding sequence ATGCAACCGAAATTTGAAAAAATGACTAACAAAGAACTTATCCAATATGCACTTACACATCGAGAAGATTTAGAACCTTTGCGAGTTTTATACAGTCGTCGCACTCCCGACTCAGAAGCAACTTTTTATCCGCCACCTTGCACTCCTGAAGGCGAACCAATTCCGGAAAATATCCAAATTATGGAAACAGCAATTCGCGAACGTATTGCGGCGATAGAAAAGAAAAAAGAATCAGAAAAAGAGGAGGAAAATGAATGTTCGTAG
- a CDS encoding ABC transporter permease: MRVIIANIIAIFRKELQGYFASPLAYIVAVIFWLIAGFFFVPSLLGPEGIIQSVAQRDQLGIPGPPIDVAYEFLRFFLGVLGSLVLFLLPILSMGLYAEERKRGTLELLATSPLTNWSVAVGKLLGVVTFFTFMLLPLIFYQAIAFSAADPPIKLAVPLVAHFGLILLAAAILSLGMFISSLTDSTILSAIMTFALCLFLWLIELVANVVSGGVGAVLNHISLLQHYNNLVQGIIDTSSIVMLASYIILGVCLTAISIEALRFQR, from the coding sequence ATGCGTGTAATTATTGCGAATATTATCGCCATTTTCCGTAAAGAATTACAAGGCTACTTTGCCTCACCTTTAGCCTATATTGTCGCAGTTATCTTCTGGCTAATAGCAGGCTTCTTTTTCGTTCCTTCATTACTCGGACCAGAAGGAATTATCCAATCAGTAGCCCAAAGAGATCAACTAGGAATTCCCGGACCGCCAATTGATGTTGCTTACGAATTTCTCCGCTTTTTCCTCGGTGTTTTAGGTTCCTTAGTGTTATTTTTGCTCCCAATTCTGTCAATGGGACTTTATGCAGAAGAACGCAAGCGAGGAACCTTAGAATTATTAGCAACATCGCCGCTTACAAATTGGTCAGTAGCAGTAGGAAAACTCCTGGGGGTAGTAACTTTTTTCACATTTATGCTCCTACCTTTAATCTTTTATCAAGCGATCGCCTTTAGTGCAGCAGATCCACCCATAAAATTAGCAGTTCCCCTAGTAGCACATTTCGGATTAATCTTACTCGCAGCCGCAATTTTATCTTTAGGAATGTTTATTTCTTCCCTAACAGATAGCACAATTTTATCAGCAATTATGACTTTTGCTCTTTGTCTGTTTTTGTGGTTGATTGAACTGGTAGCTAATGTAGTTAGTGGCGGAGTAGGAGCAGTTTTAAATCACATTTCTTTGCTGCAACATTACAATAATTTGGTACAAGGAATTATCGATACCAGTAGTATAGTAATGTTGGCAAGTTATATCATTTTAGGAGTTTGTTTGACAGCAATCTCTATCGAAGCATTACGTTTCCAGCGTTAA
- a CDS encoding HEAT repeat domain-containing protein, with protein MNKPNLEHLSSQLESENSRDRMVALAGLRNVPAEEAVPLIKKVLDDDNLQVRSMAVFALGVKPTEECYPILVKLLETDPDYGIRADAAGALGYLEDERAFEALVRAFYEDTEWLVRFSAAVSLGNLKDPRAKQVLLQALNSGETVLEQAAIAALGEIKAEDTVEEILRFVDSDDWLIRQRVAEALGNLNTDKSLSALKFLQKDSHTQVSQAATISLQRLAKAARET; from the coding sequence ATGAACAAACCAAATTTAGAACATTTATCTAGTCAACTCGAAAGCGAGAACTCGCGCGATCGCATGGTCGCCCTTGCGGGGTTGCGAAATGTACCCGCCGAAGAAGCAGTACCTTTAATTAAGAAAGTTTTAGACGACGATAACCTGCAAGTGCGATCGATGGCAGTATTTGCCTTGGGAGTGAAACCCACAGAGGAATGCTACCCGATTCTAGTGAAGTTATTAGAGACAGATCCCGATTACGGAATTCGCGCCGATGCCGCAGGTGCTTTAGGTTATTTAGAAGACGAAAGAGCCTTTGAAGCCTTAGTCAGAGCATTTTACGAAGATACCGAATGGCTAGTGCGTTTTAGTGCAGCCGTATCCTTGGGAAATTTAAAAGATCCGAGGGCGAAACAAGTCTTGCTGCAAGCATTGAATAGTGGCGAAACCGTCTTAGAACAAGCCGCGATCGCCGCTTTAGGAGAAATTAAAGCAGAAGATACTGTTGAGGAAATCTTACGCTTCGTTGACTCAGACGACTGGCTGATCAGACAAAGAGTAGCAGAAGCCCTCGGCAACCTCAACACCGATAAAAGCCTTTCCGCGCTGAAATTCTTGCAAAAAGACAGCCATACCCAAGTTAGTCAAGCCGCTACTATCTCCCTCCAGCGTTTAGCCAAAGCAGCTAGAGAAACTTAA
- a CDS encoding methyltransferase domain-containing protein → MNDRDNSDFWESRYQEGTTRWDLGGATPPLASFLASPDAPKPGKTAVLGCGRGYDTILFARHGFAAIGFDFAPSAIAAATSLAKQQQVPAQFLLGDIFALPKEFPSYFNYVVEHTCFCAIYPEKRLEYLEVVSSILKPEGELIGIFFTHNRPGGPPFGSTVQEIKELFATKFEILTLKPVTNSVPSRQGEEHFGHFRVK, encoded by the coding sequence ATGAACGATCGCGACAATTCAGATTTTTGGGAATCTCGCTATCAAGAAGGTACAACTCGCTGGGATTTGGGGGGAGCAACCCCACCACTGGCAAGTTTTCTTGCTAGTCCCGACGCGCCGAAACCAGGTAAGACAGCCGTTTTGGGTTGTGGGCGAGGCTATGACACAATTTTATTCGCTCGTCATGGGTTTGCGGCGATCGGCTTTGATTTTGCTCCCAGTGCGATCGCCGCAGCAACTTCTTTAGCTAAACAGCAACAAGTACCAGCCCAGTTTCTTTTGGGCGACATTTTCGCCTTACCTAAAGAATTTCCGAGCTATTTCAATTACGTTGTCGAACATACCTGTTTTTGTGCCATTTACCCCGAAAAACGCCTTGAATATCTAGAAGTAGTCAGTTCGATCCTCAAACCTGAAGGAGAATTGATCGGCATATTTTTCACTCATAATCGTCCCGGCGGACCTCCCTTTGGTTCCACTGTTCAAGAAATTAAAGAGTTATTTGCAACTAAGTTTGAAATTCTCACCCTCAAACCTGTAACTAATTCAGTTCCCTCTCGTCAAGGAGAGGAACATTTCGGTCATTTTCGAGTGAAATAG